The following proteins are co-located in the Phragmites australis chromosome 10, lpPhrAust1.1, whole genome shotgun sequence genome:
- the LOC133931242 gene encoding uncharacterized protein LOC133931242, translated as MEDQPNAAMASLGLRVKANLVLGAESFAISSESGILSEQLAAMKEKSMVILKEYITKHNAPNESEDEGETLVNNPPKKSKKQK; from the coding sequence ATGGAAGACCAACCAAATGCTGCAATGGCGAGCCTTGGTCTAAGGGTGAAAGCAAACCTGGTTCTTGGAGCAGAATCATTTGCTATTAGTTCAGAGTCCGGCATCCTGTCGGAGCAGCTGGCTGCAATGAAGGAGAAGAGCATGGTGATCCTCAAGGAGTACATCACCAAGCATAATGCTCCAAACGAATCCGAGGACGAGGGTGAAACCCTTGTCAACAACCCACCAAAGAAATCTAAGAAGCAGAAGTGA